CAACAGCCGTCAGAGATACAATCCGATTTCAGAGCATGCGAAGGGCAATGCCATCGATGTCGGCAAGTTCGTGCTGAAGAACGGCCACAAGATCGACGTGCGCAAGAAGGGGCTGTTCTCCTTTCGCGAAGGGCGCCTCCTGAAGGCCGTGCGCAGCGACAGCTGCAATTATTTCACGACGGTGCTCGGCCCGGGCTACAATCCCGAACACTGGAACCATTTCCACTTCGATCTCATGTCGCGCAGGGGCGGAAGAGCTGTTTGCAAGTAGGCGGAGATCACGGGAATGCCTGCGTCACCTCGATCATGCCGACGATGGCGGCGTTGAAGCTGTCCATCTCTTCGGCCGGTATCCAATATTCGAGATGCGCCCGGCCGCGGGCTTCCACCGCCCGCAATATCTAACAATATTTGTTAGATTTTGCGAGGTGTGCTATAGAGTTGGAAAATGAAGGCTACGAACATGCGCACCCTCACTATATCCCTCACGCCGCATCAGGCGTCCATGTTGGAAAACGCCGTCGAAAGTGGCGGCTATGCCTCCAACAGCGAAATCGTGCGCGATGCGCTGCGCCTATGGGAGCAGCGGGAGGAAGTCCGGCAGATGGAGCTGGCACGCCTAAAAAAAGCTTACGACGAAGGCATGGCGAGTGGCGAGGGGCGTAGCGTCACTGCCGACACGCTTCTGGCGGAGCTGAAGGCGGAAGCGCGCAAGCGTGGCTAAATACATTCTCAGCCCGCGCGCCGAAGAAGATCTGCGCGACATCTGGCGTGCCATTGCGCCCGACAACGAGCGCGCTGCCGACGCGCTGTTGCGGCGAATTCTGGACAAGGCCGAGCTGGCGGCCGAGCATCCACACATGGGGTCGATGCGTCCCGATCTCAGCCCCACGGCGCGGATTCTGATAGAAGGGCGTTACATCGCCGTTTATGAGCCGATGCCTTATGGCATCTTCGTGGTGGCGGTCGTCTACGGCCCCCGCGACATCGAGAATTGGCTCGACTGACACACTCTGATGACCAGCCTTTTCCTCCTGCTCATCGGCTTTCCAGGCACCGGCAAGCTCACCATCGCCAAGCGGCTGAGCCCGCTCTTTTCAGCAAGGATCATCGACAATCACTGGGTCAACAATCCGGTGCTCGGGGTTCTCGATCATGATCTGACGAAGCCGTTGCCGGAGGAGATCTGGGAGCAGACGGGCAGGGTGCGGCAGGCGGTTCTGGATACGATCGTCGCTTTCAGCGCACCGTCGGCCAATTTCATCTTCACCCATGCCGGCTTTCAGGGCGACCAGCGTAGTCATCGGACCTTCAGGCAGATCGCCGATGCTGCCGAGCAGCGCGGGTCGCTGCTGGTGCCGGTGCGATTGCTTTGCGAGGCAGAGGAACTGGCGCGGCGGGTGGCGATACCGGAGCGGCGCGAGCGGCTGAAATCGGTCAATGCCGAGGCGTCGCGGGAGCGAAGCCGGACGCTGCAGGTGCTCGATCCCGAGCATGCCAATACGCTCAATCTCGATGTCACCTTGCTTTCTGCAGAGAAGAGTGCGGAGGCCGTTAACAGGCACGTGCAGGATCTCCTGGACCTGCCGCGCAAGTGAAAGGCTGGGCCGAGGCTTCGGGAAGTCCTCAACGCTCTGTCCGGAAGGCTCTGCTGGAAACCTGGATCGAATTCTGGCATGGGTCCTTGGCATTGGCAAAGACGTAGCCGTCCGTCTCATGGATCGGCCCGAATGTCAGGCCGTTGCCGGCGCATTCGGCGCAGAAGGCTTCAACGTTCTCGACATCGAAGACCAGCTTGACGACGGACTGCCCGCTGCGCTGTCCCCTGGCGGCCCGATGCAGCATGATATTGGCGCCGCCGTCCTGCGAAACCAGCTCGACAATCCGGTCGCCGGGCAGCGGCATGGGCTTGAAGCCGAAATGTGTCTCGTAGAATGCGGCGGTCTTCTCGACATCGCCGGCGTAGATCACCAATCGGTTCAGTGGCAAGACGGCCTCCAGCAAAGTCATGTTCGATGCGCCCTGCATCGATACGTGCGGCAGAGTTTGCCATGGGCCGCCGGGCCGGAACAGACCGCTTTCGTTGCCTTTCTGCAGGCCGGTTGGATATCCTGACCTTGCGCCGGAAACCATTGCTGCGGTGAACAGTTAGGGACACTCAGCCTGATCCCCGGGGGATGAGGCGATTGCGGGGATGGATGGAGATCGGCGATCTCAGGCTCATGGCGGGAAAGCATCTGCTCATTGTCGAAAGCGGTGATCTGATTGCCGACGCGGTGCGGCTTGCGCTGGAACAGGCCGGGGCCGTCATCGTCGGGCCTGCATCGTCAGTCGAAATCGGCCTTGCGCTGTTCGATATAACCAGGGTGGATGCTGCCATCCTGGATATCCGTATCGAAGGGGAGACGGTGTTTGCGCTCGCCGAGCGGCTGCAGGATGCCGGAATACCCTTTGTCTTTGCGATATCTCACGCCGATACGGATATTCCCGCGGGATACGGCGGTTACCGGCTCAGCGAAAGCCCTGCCGCACTTGCACAGATCGCCAAGGCGCTTTTTGCGGCCCACGAAAACGGCAGCTGATGGTCGGCCGGCTTCGGATGCAGTCAGCGCCCCATTGTGCGGTATCGTACCAATATGCCGTTTATGGAACGAACAGCAGGCTGCCCCCTTTTCCCCTGAGCACTTGGGACCTTCGATGCTGTAGGTCTCTCCATCAACGGCCCTTGCGGGCCAGGGAGCTGGACTATGAAACATTCCACCGAAATTCTCCAGGAGGAGGTGGTGGCGCTCATACCAGCGCTCAGGGCATTTGCCCGCACCTTTTACCGATCGTCCGCCGATGCGGACGACCTCGTGCAGGAAACGCTTGTCAGGGCGCTCGGCAATATCGAGCAGTTCAAACAGGGCACGAGGATGAAATCCTGGCTGTTCACGATCATGCGCAATGCCTTCTGCACGCGCTTCCGCCTCAGGCAGCGCGAGACGCTCGGTGCGGACGAGTGCGCCTCCTCACAGGGCAGCGTGCCGGCGGATCAGGAATGGCATCTGCGCGGCCATGAGCTGGAAGCCGCCTGCGGACACCTGCCGGAGCCTTACCGCGCCGCCTTCGCTTTCGTCTTTGTGGACGGGCGCTCCTATGAGGAAGCGGCAGACCACTTTCATTGCCCGATCGGCACCATCAAGAGCCGGGTGAACCGTGCCCGCCAGCGCATCGCGCACGATATCGGCTACTATCACTAGGCGGATTGGCGCTGGACCGAACTATCATCGCTAAACAGTGTCCGGCTGTTTGAGCTCGCCGATAAGCCGGCGATATTCCTGCTCCGCGCGACCGTAGGAATCGCCGGCGAATTCTTCGAGGCCCGCCCGGTCGCGGACAATGACTATGCTGCGCTCCGACAAGATCAGCTGCCTGCCTTCGAGATCATGCAGCGCGGTGGTGATGCTGGCGCGCCTGACAGACAGCATGAGGGCCAGGAACTCGTGCGTCAGGCCGATGCGGTCGCCGTCGATGCGGTCGTGGCACATCAGGATCCAGCGCGCCAACCGTGACTCGATGGAGTCATTGGCATTGGCGAGCGAGGTGAAAGCCGCCTGGATGATGAAGGTCTGGACATAGCGGTTCAGGAGCCTGCGCAGCGATGGCACGGCCTCTAGCGCTTCCTGCAACGGCTCGACGGCGATGCGCGAACCATGGCCTTCCAGCTGTACGAAAATGTCGAAGGTCGCATGTGTGCTGTCGAGGATCGGCGTCAGCGGCACAATGCCTTCGCGCCCGACGATGCCGACCTCGCTCGATCGTTCGGCCGCCGATCTCGCAATGATCGAGGCGATGCCTTCCTCGATGAAGTAGCAATATTTCACCTGATGGCCCGAGGTCGAAAGCGCAAAGCCCCGCGGCAGACCAAGCGGCTCCAGATGAGGTGCAAGATGTCGTCTTGCCTCCTCGTCGATCCTCGCAAGCAATATGTTATTGCCGGCCGCATAAAGCGCCTTGTCCATGACCTTCCTCTTCGTTGGCCTTCAGACTCGGCACTACGGCCGAAGTTCCCGGTTGCATTCGATCTGGCGGATTCCTGCCGTCCATTCAGCCTGCGCGCGCCCGAGGCTTCCGGCTTGTCACCAAATGGTGATTCCGTTCGGGACATCAGGAGTGCCTGGGCGGGAACTTTATGCTGGTCGCCGCGTTTGGGGGCGGAAACGATCGAGCCAAGGCAGCGCCGCTAGTCATCATGCCAGATTGGACTACACCCTTGCATATCCGGCTTCCCGGCCAGGAGAGCCTTATTACCGTGCGTGGAACGGGCCATGCGGCGGCGCTTCTTGCCGAAAAATGGCCCGTCACCCACGGTCTGGCCTTCGAACACGCGCTGGCGTCCTTCGCGGCCGTCCTGGAGGGCCATATTCTGCCCGACGAGGCGCGGGAAGCCTTCATCGATGCGGCGGATGCCGCCGGTGTCCGTTGGTCCAGCGACGATGGCGCCTGATATTGCGATCATGGGGTGGTTCCGGTAAGGCGCGAAATGACACCCTAAGCGACAATGCGACTTTCACGTCACACAACAGCCTTGCAGATGGCAAAGTGCGACCCGTTCCGAAAATTCGGGTTCGAGTGCGCTATGGCCCAAGATGATCGCATTGCCGACGTTCCCGGGCCATTTTCCGCCCCGATGATATCGGCGGCCACCTACAATGCGATGGCCGCATCCTGACGTGCTTCAACGTGGCTTATGACGGTCCGCCCATGCGGCGATGGCCTTGCCGATGATCTCCGGCTGATCTTCCGGGCAGATGTGCGCAGCCGGTCCGCATGCCCTTACCTCTAGGCTGGAGATGTTCTCCTGCGCCCAACGTGACATTTCCGGTCCGATCATGAGGGTGCCATCCGGGTCGTCGAAGGTCAGCAGCAGTTTGGGGGTTTCCGGCGAATTCGCCAGCCAGGCGTCGTAGGCTTCGATGCGTCTCACCGTATCGATGGGTTCGCCCTCTATCGGCATTTCTCTCGGCCAGGCGAGCAGGGGACGCCTGCTTTCTCGAGTGGGATAAGGCTGCCGGTAGATATCGTGAACCTCGGCGCTCAGGCCGGACTGGATGGTAACCGTGAGCGCCTGCTCGATAAAGAAGTTCTCATCTAGAACCTTGGCTTCGCCCATGCCGGCCGCGCGGATCGTCTCGTATCGGAGCCGATGCAGGCCGGGAAAATCATTCCAAGTCATCGGCCGCAGGATCGTCTCCATGAGGACTATGCCCCGGACTCGGCCCGGACGTCGAGTTGCCCAGTCCATGGCGAGCGCGCCGCCCCAATCGTGGCCGATGAGGATCACTTGGTCGAGCGCCAACTTTTCGAACCAGGCGTCGAGATACTCGGCATGATCGGAGAAGCGGTAGGCGATGTCCGGCTTTCCGGACTGACCCATGCCAATGAGGTCAGGAGCGAGGCTGCGGGCAGGCGAGCCGACATGCGGAATGACGTTTCGCCAGACATAGGACGACGTCGGATTGCCGTGTAGGAACACGAATGGGGTTCCGGTCCCGGAGTCGCGATAGAACATCGTGGAATTGAGAACTTGCAGTGAAGGCATGGCTTTATTCCTTGAGTCGGATTTAGTAAGGTGCCTGTCTATCTGAATCAAATAGACAGGCACCTGTCAATATGCCCATAGACTCTGTTCCCGCTCCGTATTCGCTCGGCGTCCTGCTGAGGCTTGCTCACCAGCATTTTTCGTCAGCAGTCGACGAGGCGCTGGACCAATCGGGTTTCGGCGACATCCGCCCACATCACGCGAATGTCTTCAGCTTCGTGCCGCCCGAAGGGATTCAGGTGTCCGAACTGACGGTGAAGGCGGGCGTGCGCAAGCAATCGATGGCGCAGGCTGTGGAGGAGTTGGAGAAACTAGGCTATGTCGAGCGGCGGCCGCATCCAACCGACAAGCGAGCACGCCTGGTTTTCCTTACGGAACGCGGAAAGCAGATACGTCCGCTCGCGATGGCCACCGGCAAGCGCGTCGAAGAACTGTGGTCGCAGCTCCTTGGCGAAAGGGACCTGGAGGTGTTGCGTTCTGCTCTGCAAGCACTTCTCGGCA
Above is a genomic segment from Rhizobium viscosum containing:
- a CDS encoding haloalkane dehalogenase, encoding MDRHLTKSDSRNKAMPSLQVLNSTMFYRDSGTGTPFVFLHGNPTSSYVWRNVIPHVGSPARSLAPDLIGMGQSGKPDIAYRFSDHAEYLDAWFEKLALDQVILIGHDWGGALAMDWATRRPGRVRGIVLMETILRPMTWNDFPGLHRLRYETIRAAGMGEAKVLDENFFIEQALTVTIQSGLSAEVHDIYRQPYPTRESRRPLLAWPREMPIEGEPIDTVRRIEAYDAWLANSPETPKLLLTFDDPDGTLMIGPEMSRWAQENISSLEVRACGPAAHICPEDQPEIIGKAIAAWADRHKPR
- a CDS encoding VOC family protein, whose product is MPLNRLVIYAGDVEKTAAFYETHFGFKPMPLPGDRIVELVSQDGGANIMLHRAARGQRSGQSVVKLVFDVENVEAFCAECAGNGLTFGPIHETDGYVFANAKDPCQNSIQVSSRAFRTER
- a CDS encoding AAA family ATPase; this translates as MTSLFLLLIGFPGTGKLTIAKRLSPLFSARIIDNHWVNNPVLGVLDHDLTKPLPEEIWEQTGRVRQAVLDTIVAFSAPSANFIFTHAGFQGDQRSHRTFRQIADAAEQRGSLLVPVRLLCEAEELARRVAIPERRERLKSVNAEASRERSRTLQVLDPEHANTLNLDVTLLSAEKSAEAVNRHVQDLLDLPRK
- a CDS encoding type II toxin-antitoxin system ParD family antitoxin → MRTLTISLTPHQASMLENAVESGGYASNSEIVRDALRLWEQREEVRQMELARLKKAYDEGMASGEGRSVTADTLLAELKAEARKRG
- a CDS encoding DUF982 domain-containing protein, with the protein product MHIRLPGQESLITVRGTGHAAALLAEKWPVTHGLAFEHALASFAAVLEGHILPDEAREAFIDAADAAGVRWSSDDGA
- a CDS encoding Crp/Fnr family transcriptional regulator: MDKALYAAGNNILLARIDEEARRHLAPHLEPLGLPRGFALSTSGHQVKYCYFIEEGIASIIARSAAERSSEVGIVGREGIVPLTPILDSTHATFDIFVQLEGHGSRIAVEPLQEALEAVPSLRRLLNRYVQTFIIQAAFTSLANANDSIESRLARWILMCHDRIDGDRIGLTHEFLALMLSVRRASITTALHDLEGRQLILSERSIVIVRDRAGLEEFAGDSYGRAEQEYRRLIGELKQPDTV
- a CDS encoding sigma-70 family RNA polymerase sigma factor, with translation MKHSTEILQEEVVALIPALRAFARTFYRSSADADDLVQETLVRALGNIEQFKQGTRMKSWLFTIMRNAFCTRFRLRQRETLGADECASSQGSVPADQEWHLRGHELEAACGHLPEPYRAAFAFVFVDGRSYEEAADHFHCPIGTIKSRVNRARQRIAHDIGYYH
- a CDS encoding MarR family winged helix-turn-helix transcriptional regulator, with the protein product MPIDSVPAPYSLGVLLRLAHQHFSSAVDEALDQSGFGDIRPHHANVFSFVPPEGIQVSELTVKAGVRKQSMAQAVEELEKLGYVERRPHPTDKRARLVFLTERGKQIRPLAMATGKRVEELWSQLLGERDLEVLRSALQALLGKLQGRGDGVPGLMTRTERS
- a CDS encoding response regulator, producing MRGWMEIGDLRLMAGKHLLIVESGDLIADAVRLALEQAGAVIVGPASSVEIGLALFDITRVDAAILDIRIEGETVFALAERLQDAGIPFVFAISHADTDIPAGYGGYRLSESPAALAQIAKALFAAHENGS
- a CDS encoding type II toxin-antitoxin system RelE/ParE family toxin; this translates as MAKYILSPRAEEDLRDIWRAIAPDNERAADALLRRILDKAELAAEHPHMGSMRPDLSPTARILIEGRYIAVYEPMPYGIFVVAVVYGPRDIENWLD